cacttgtgcacaaattactgcttacactgtgtacacagtgtaAGCAGTAATTACACAACAcaaccttacacattgtaaaccgaaattagTGCACatgtgtttgatacgtgcaatctttcgcacGACCGCACgtgtgcggtgcggcttgcggcgatgagCAGCTTGAGCGTAAATCGACCCTAACAGTCTGCTAGGCCTAAACAGCGTCACCGATCCACTTCGCCAGTGCGTGCGACCAAAGGTTTGGTTTAATGTCGATGCGGGAGTGGCGTACGATTGTAAACTATATGATAATACCATTGCTAGCGAGACAACCAGCGCCACCTGGTAGAAACTCGCCGAAGTTAACCATCCTGAGGGTACTAGCGTGATGCTTAGTACAACTTTATAAACATTCATGttccaagggggggggggggagccttaGATGAGGGCGGTTCTTACAAGAGTATATAACGTAGCTGTTTGCACTGAGTAAATCTTGCACTGTAATTCCGGGATAATAGTCTACTGCTGGCCTTCACACTTTCATTTAATATCGCACATGTTGTTGTAGGCACATGGCCAGCATTGACAAGGTTTCTGTGCCTGTAGACTCaatgagaaactattgcgacgctatttcggaacCCACAGGCTCATCGGACGTATTGGCGAAAGGTTTTGGCCCACTTTTCTATGCACAAACGAGGGACCATTTTATCTTAGTGCTTCCAATTGATACAGAAGACGTAATGATGATCAAATTGTATTACTAGTGCGAATCTCAAGAACGTCACGTTACGCCCTCGATTCCGCTACGCAAGAGGGCCAGATTAAATAGACCTGTTACTTAAATCTGCCTAGGACAGTGTTTACTAAGCGAATAAACCACTTTTATTCTATATTTTATTAATCTGGTTGGAATTCTAAACGCTTTCTTGCTGATGCAGATAAAATGGCGGGACCCGGATACCCGGCGAATGACACACTAGCACCTAGTGGGTTGGAGCTGGCGACGTCGAACAGAAGTTGCTTGGCCGACCTAGAGGGCGTCAAGGCCTGGGACACTGGTGCAGCCATTCAACAAAGCCTTCCATGCGCGCAAAGTGAGAACAGGACTTGCTGTACACCCAAGCACGTATCCAGCTGGAATAAACTGCTCTCAAACGCTCGAATGGAACTGCGACAAACCGTTCGCGGAGGATTGTCGCTGATGAGTTTCGCGCAGCCCTTTTTACCGTGCAGCAAGGAGCAAGTTCTTCAGCCTGCAGCACTCGTCCACAAGCTGCTTACGACGCACCGTTGTCTGACTACGCTTGACATCGACACAGATAGCTTCAAGGGGTCTGAAGCACGTCTTTGTGATGCGTTACAAGGAAACCGCTCCATCAGTGTGTTGAAAATAAACTTCAGCACGTTCACCGTACATAAGGACATTTGTTCCGTGATACCCTCCCTCGTGAACTTAAAAGAAATCGAATGCATGACGGCGTGCGAGTGTCCGGTGCAGTTTTGCGGCGCGCTCGCGAAGCTTCTACGAACGACAACACAGTTGACGGCGCTCCGAATTCCCAAGTTACACATGAACGGAAGTGGTGCAATCATTTTTTTGCCGGCGCTGGTGGAAAACGCCACTCTTAGGGAACTATCGTTTCATAGTTCCGCCATCAGTGAAGCTCGTCCTGAACACCGCGACTTGTTTGCGAAGTTCCTACGGGACGACAAAGCGCTGACAAAGTTGACCATAGCAGCCTACAATGAAGTTAGACAGCAGTCTCTTAAGTGGGTACTTGAAGGTCTGCTAAGCAACACTGCTCTCGCTCACGTCACCCTCGAAGACTTCATCGTAGACGCAGACAGCGCTGACATAATGACCAAGGTTCTAGCTCACAACCGTGCTTTGCGCACACTGAACATCTCTATCTTGACCTACGATGCCTGGATGAGCCGAGTAGGAGGTTCAACAACATCGTGTCAAATAGATTTTGATCCCTGGCTTTCCGCCATCGCTCAAAACAAGACACTCGAAGCGCTTACGTTGCCTCTGCGTATCTGGGAACCTGAGCGATGGGAGGATCTGTTCGATCACCTCTCAACGAGAGAAAGGCACTTGAAGTTAACCATCAAGGGACACTGCAGCGAACGTCACTTATGGGAAAAGCTGTGCTGTGCACTCAGAAGGAGCGGCGTCGAGGAGCACGTTTCCTTCGATACAACTCTGTACATTTTGGACAAGCACGAGATGCTAGAATGCAAAGGGTTTTCAAAATTCCACTCCTTTCCCTATCAAGACAATCATGGTGAAGTATCTCAAACATTTCGCCGGCTGTCCACTTTCGCTCACGTGATTTCGGCCCACCTCGAGGTATGGATACCTGACGTGGACGAGGCGCTGAGCTCCGATATCGCTCACTACATCGCCTCAACGACTACGCTGAAGGAGCTCCACCTGACGATATGGATCCGACACTTATTTCCAGAAGCGGCGAAGATAGGTTGGGCGGTCATCTTAGAATCGCTGCGTCGGAACACCAGCGTGAACGAGCTGCGCGTCGTCGCAAGATCCACCAACGGACCGGAGATACAGCTTTTGGCAGACGCACTGAATGCCAGCCGGAGCATCCGCAGGGCGCACGTGAGAATCGGGGAGCCCGAAGTAGcagccgtcttcattcgccgacTGCACGCTGGAATCGAGTGCAACCGCAACCTTCTCAGAATGACTGTTGACGGGTGCGTGCTCAGTCGATCCAGGGTGGATACAGTGTGGTTCGCGGTCTGCGACGCAACGCGACGCAACTCCGACCTTGTTACTCAAGCGGCACAGTTTGTCAGCGGCACCTTagtcgacaggtaagtgggcattGCGCACGTCACGGAGACCGACTACTCAAGTCAGTGCACTATCAGCATCAACCTGCATCAATTGAAGTCAATTTTCAGAATTGTGTAGATGTCAACAGCGACAAATTTTAACGCTTTTAGATTTTTATCTTCATTCAACTGCTATTAATTATGACAGCCAGTTCTACATCCAACGCACTGGCATCTGTATAGAATCAGGCATGGCCCCCATTCTATGTCACATTTTTTACTGCTCggttgacaatgtaatttctgctaagtTGGTGGACATGCCTGTAACGCGAGTGTTTAGATACGTTGAAGATTACCTAATTGTTATGAAGAAAGATACCTGTGtgcattttcatgacgcggtcgaagaaattttggacttgttcaAGACATTATCGGGAGGACTTAAGTTCCCGTATGAATTGCCTATTAACAACCGCATTCAGTTTCTCGATAttattctctgtttttctttggacgagcatGTATGCTGATATCATCCCACATCTGAGAAAACATTGTTGCGCTACGACAGCGAATACTCCATCTTCATTAAGAGAGCCATAGTTTATCGATAGTTTGTGAGGAAAGcagggcgccaggacgcaaattggcaggagaccgttacgtcttgggggagctgatagtgagtcagcccttttgttgttcctcggcagccagagtagctttcaaaccgcgaccacctcgggtacggctcaaagtatgagtcagacgtaagcgtttggaaagggaggccaagagcgcttccgtagaaatgaagtgttttgttttttattttgagcatcggaaagttttcgcgaattgagactaggatttctttcaatgtgtaaggtttgagctttgtttgtgttttcgtttgagaagctccgagatttgatttgatggggctgtttcctgagcccccttcgagttccccagaccacatcgaatcgcaccacagctaattgagaagcgcagaggcgcgcacgggcaaacaagttgagggcccccacttcgtacgctgCCGGtggggctattcaatgcttgactctgctaaaaagcgaagggatagcccggcatagtagcaagtaaattgggtcccgaagcaagacggctgtaatgcgccgtgacaacctgacggctgtaatgcgccgtgacaaccttctggctgtaatgcaccgtgacaacaagacggctgtaatgtaccgtgacaacaagacggctgtaatgcaccgtgacaacaacacggctgtgatgtaccgggaaggcctggcagagtctcaccggccgcctttgaagagagcattgcaccacagcaaggcaagaccgcggggagccgccgggtgtgacaccaccgcacgggtgcctaccattggccgaagatggcgtcatctgagcgggctctcccattggccgaacatgacgcgccttccagagatcgaagggcttaaaagacgcagaccagAGCATTCCGGGATTCACCtgtctcgaacttcttgccgcgggccgcagcgtccgagttacTGCCggccgtaatgactgtacgactgttcattgacgtctcactgtaaataatgtaaaataaacctcccaagtgtttttcatcccgaagtccccCTCAACTCCTACAGTGCATTAGGGCAGCACCGAGTAAGTCGTGCGAGCATGAGTGCGATCAAAGTTTTTTAAATCAGATAGCACgattacagaacgcaggctttcgCAGTTCTGTAATCGCTTCAGTATGTGAAGCCatcttgcagaaagagaaaagaataagTTCCGGAaaatcacaaaaagaaaagaataaagataagagacaagcgcacgtggtgccatgcTTGCACAAGTTTTCACACAATCTAATGAAAGTTTCCAATGGACATAATATTCATTTGCTTTTCAGTGTCCCTTGTAAGCTGTCCTCGATATGTAATCGTATGAAAACTCGCGAAAggcccctgtgcaccacaaatcataaatccAGTTTCACTGACTGAAGGCGcaacgttatctatcagataccgctgAGCTGTGGAAAATTTTATATAGGTCAAGCGGGACAGTGTTTCAAtgagagctcgtcagcacagcaatAACCTGAAGAATAGATATAGGAGTCATTTAGCAGGGCATTGTGACAAGTGTCAGTGCACTCTGATATTTGAAAAAACGAAATtcatagagaaaggaaaaggtaagagggaaagggaaataatagaGGCTTACTACATTataaaggaaggagataaatgcgtaagcgctccctctcttttttttgtcgggaaaagaaatagcttttttggATGAAAGATTATAATGCTGATGATTTGCGGATGTTTTTGCGGctggtgtacgcatgcctatgctgaaaaaggtataaaatgGCTAGAGAATTTGAAATAAACTTGcaattggcagtcagcgcttgtgtgtggtatttgtttcttcgtgtccTAGTTTGATTCGccctgtttaacctcagttccaCCCTAcatatttagttttctgcaagtTTGTATAACTTGCAGCCTATCTTGCACACTGTTATAGTTTATAACACATTATGTATATTAACAAGCGCACACAACTTGCGCGACACTAAATGTGTAAACAAGGAAGAAtatttctttaattatacactaaTCGTTGGGTGTTTGACAGGGTAGATAACTTATCAAGAATACTTGCTGTTTACTAAATATAATATGTACTGCGTCAGCGTTCTTAATTGTGTTTCGCGTAATTAGAAACAAACGTTATTGAGAGGGTATAGCACACCTTCAAGACGTCACCGTAAAAATGtttacccccgcaggggcgtctgcgcaagcaggcgtttggtgtgttgcgacaccacgtacccgagcacacgagggtcggaacctcccgcgtgtagccgtgcgcggctcagccgtgtccggggaaagggggatcctggaggttgagccgatgccgggtgttcggacctttaaggccccccggcggaggcaacacacctctttggcctctgcttcacgtagacggcacccccggactgacccacccgggggaaatcggtagtcgccttttcctgtctctctctccctccagccttcgtctttctcttagtttccgcctttcctgtctccttctctcttctatttacttccttcttcttggcggcaagggttaaccctgtgtggctatccaaccttgggtacaccatatttggttatagtggcggcgtacgactggcgtcgtgcagacttgcatgcaagctctgccgcgtcccctcgttgggctccatggtgggcggtcggcgctttaatttttatatatttcatggaaacGACTTTCCCCAAacttgctgatcgccctcagaaacgagggcgcaccgaagatatctttcaatttttcggacgacaagtccacaactttccccgattccacgtgatccattcagaaaagccagacaaactagtgcgattCATTTCACGGCTCCTTGTTTCCAAAACTTTGaccgaagttttcggtacaggatataaggtgtccataatgtcaagtggtgatctccttttggagctccaagataagaagcagtatgagaagctgccgaaacttgtgtcatttggagatacccaagtaacagtaaccccgcatcgtaccatgaacacaagccgcggtgttgtctcggacgatgacttgcgggagctcactgaggatgaactcttggagggcttcagtgaccagaatgttatcaatgttaaaagacttaagatcaggcgtgacagcaaagaaatcaagaccaaacaccttatattgactttcggctcaagtattctgcccgagtctgtagaggcccccgcaggggcgtctgcgtcagcaggcgtttggtgggttgcgacaccacggacccgagcacacgagggttggcccctcccgcgtgtagccgtgcgcggcttagccgtgtctggggaaagggggatcctgggggttgagccgatgctgggtgtctggacctttaaggccccccggcggaggcaacacacctctttggcctctgcttcacataga
Above is a genomic segment from Dermacentor andersoni chromosome 8, qqDerAnde1_hic_scaffold, whole genome shotgun sequence containing:
- the LOC126526396 gene encoding uncharacterized protein, whose protein sequence is MAGPGYPANDTLAPSGLELATSNRSCLADLEGVKAWDTGAAIQQSLPCAQSENRTCCTPKHVSSWNKLLSNARMELRQTVRGGLSLMSFAQPFLPCSKEQVLQPAALVHKLLTTHRCLTTLDIDTDSFKGSEARLCDALQGNRSISVLKINFSTFTVHKDICSVIPSLVNLKEIECMTACECPVQFCGALAKLLRTTTQLTALRIPKLHMNGSGAIIFLPALVENATLRELSFHSSAISEARPEHRDLFAKFLRDDKALTKLTIAAYNEVRQQSLKWVLEGLLSNTALAHVTLEDFIVDADSADIMTKVLAHNRALRTLNISILTYDAWMSRVGGSTTSCQIDFDPWLSAIAQNKTLEALTLPLRIWEPERWEDLFDHLSTRERHLKLTIKGHCSERHLWEKLCCALRRSGVEEHVSFDTTLYILDKHEMLECKGFSKFHSFPYQDNHGEVSQTFRRLSTFAHVISAHLEVWIPDVDEALSSDIAHYIASTTTLKELHLTIWIRHLFPEAAKIGWAVILESLRRNTSVNELRVVARSTNGPEIQLLADALNASRSIRRAHVRIGEPEVAAVFIRRLHAGIECNRNLLRMTVDGCVLSRSRVDTVWFAVCDATRRNSDLVTQAAQFVSGTLVDRYGAEALERIVEYPTLLEELTQLLSVTDAEAKGLVRAGLKSIQCLDGFMRVTGVVKDRVSCHRHEDGHMQLDDLNEDCWSLVRRHLKVEDVREPGATVLEDQPFPVKAAA